Proteins found in one Homalodisca vitripennis isolate AUS2020 chromosome 4, UT_GWSS_2.1, whole genome shotgun sequence genomic segment:
- the LOC124358898 gene encoding phosphoacetylglucosamine mutase, which produces MAGLSEYCLNTFVSKYPKKISKTIQYGTAGFRTTAEDLSHVMFRMGLLATLRSRVTSAAIGVMITASHNPEPDNGVKLVDPHGEMLDPDWELVATELANVPDDQVENSVKNIIDRFQIDMDKSASVFIGRDTRPSSKSLSEAVTAGVEVLQGVANDYGVVTTPMLHYFVTCHNTDGAYGRPTQEGYCDKLSIAFKALRGETNMNGHYKPELEFDGANGVGALKMSELLRYLGDCLQVNIHNADTTTRGKLNYQCGADHVKSKQVPPSGVPLRRYARCASVDGDADRLVYYFVDDNSAFHLLDGDRIATLVAGYLKKLMEESGLELKMGLVQTAYANGSSTKYISESLNVPVACVPTGVKNLHKKALEFDIGVYFEANGHGTVVFSSDAKRQIKNATKDTSLPASQVAAAERLAYMVDLTNETVGDALSDLLLVETVMHARGWDVTDWLRTYTDLPNRLMKVKVQDRNVITTTDAERRCVTPEGLQDRIDLLVTKCPNGRSFVRPSGTEDIVRVFAEADTADHADTLAVQVAQAVYELAGGVGPLPSL; this is translated from the exons ATGGCAGGATTGTcagaatattgtttaaatacatttgtgaGTAAATACCCAAAGAAGATTTCTAAAACTATTCAGTATGGGACTGCAGGCTTCAGAACTAC TGCAGAAGACCTGAGCCATGTGATGTTCCGTATGGGGCTCCTGGCAACACTGCGGTCACGTGTGACCTCGGCAGCTATCGGCGTGATGATCACGGCCTCACACAACCCCGAGCCAGACAACGGGGTGAAGCTGGTGGACCCCCACGGGGAGATGCTGGACCCCGACTGGGAGCTGGTGGCCACGGAGCTGGCCAACGTTCCGGATGATCAGGTCGAGAACAGTGTCAAGAACATCATTGATCGGTTCCAAATCGACATGGATAAAAGTGCTTCGGTATTTATTGGAAGAGATACGAG GCCCAGTAGTAAGAGTCTGTCGGAGGCGGTGACCGCAGGGGTGGAGGTACTCCAAGGGGTGGCCAATGACTACGGTGTTGTGACGACTCCCATGCTGCACTACTTTGTGACGTGTCATAACACTGATGGAGCGTACGGTCGGCCCACTCAGGAGGGGTACTGTGACAAGCTGTCTATCGCATTCAAGGCTCTAAGGGGAGAG ACAAATATGAACGGCCACTACAAGCCAGAACTGGAGTTTGACGGAGCGAATGGAGTCGGGGCACTCAAAATGAGCGAATTACTGAGGTACTTGGGAGACTGTCTACAGGTCAACATCCACAACGCTGACACGACCACCAGGGGCAAGCTCAACTATCAG TGTGGAGCGGATCACGTAAAGAGCAAGCAGGTACCTCCATCAGGTGTGCCACTACGTCGCTACGCCCGCTGTGCTTCAGTGGATGGAGACGCTGACAGACTGGTATACTATTTCGTGGACGACAACAGCGCTTTTCATCTCCTTGACGGGGATAGGATCGCAACATTAG tgGCGGGATACCTAAAAAAACTGATGGAAGAGTCCGGATTGGAACTGAAGATGGGATTAGTTCAGACTGCCTACGCTAATGGCAGCTCCACAAAGTATATCTCAGAGTCTCTG AACGTGCCTGTAGCCTGTGTGCCCACAGGAGTAAAAAATCTCCACAAGAAGGCTCTGGAATTTGACATTGGAGTGTATTTTGAAGCAAATGGTCACGGCACAGTTGTGTTCAGCTCCGACGCCAAGAGACAGATCAAGAATGCTACCAAGGACACAAG CCTGCCAGCGTCCCAAGTGGCTGCGGCAGAGAGGTTGGCGTACATGGTGGACCTGACCAACGAGACAGTGGGAGACGCCCTGTCCGATCTTCTCCTAGTAGAGACTGTAATGCATGCTCGAGGCTGGGACGTAACCGACTGGTTACGCACTTACACTGACCTCCCCAACAGGCTCATGAAAGTGAAGGTCCAG GATCGTAACGTGATAACGACGACAGATGCAGAGAGACGGTGTGTCACACCTGAAGGGCTTCAGGATCGTATTGACTTACTCGTGACTAAGTGTCCCAACGGCAGATCTTTCGTCAG GCCATCTGGGACGGAGGACATAGTGCGAGTCTTTGCGGAGGCGGACACTGCGGATCACGCGGACACTCTGGCGGTCCAGGTGGCTCAGGCAGTGTACGAGCTGGCGGGGGGAGTGGGGCCACTTCCCTCTCTCTAA